From one Triticum aestivum cultivar Chinese Spring chromosome 4B, IWGSC CS RefSeq v2.1, whole genome shotgun sequence genomic stretch:
- the LOC123090325 gene encoding putative disease resistance protein RGA1 translates to MEIFVSALMGELISRSMSSIINKYSKPPAEAVEAGLERILLRGQVIMDEAMGRHITNHGMLQQLSMLRYAMYQGYYVLDTFRCQAYQEEENIQAVSQSGAVSKFRYAQRLCLSSSNNKKTSQGLEEALDSLRSMILDASEMVRFLTTYPRLHRQPYSMHLLLDKCMFARQRETEVVINFLLCTQSCTCSFDVLPIVGPENVGKSTLVAHICEDERVRDRFPQIVFYRHDNFRAAYVEMDVWPHEEGSSPCLGLKALLLFVVDNFRAEDVAALRGRCAARHENNGRLLIVIDIVGDLDKDLWGNLCSLCRQSTTSGSKIIITSRSDKITNFGTTQSLVLKHLSDEAFWYFFKVITFGSTDPKMHPRLVYLAMEIAKLMYNLAEASITACVLRANFNTNFWGKVLAFRQGCMQKQLCKLGVHPCELLSGNRPVYLQRMGRTSEDVLVLGTNQTCYSVEEAPKITAVDVLYGIARPQGGTFKVLLWKSRIPPYHTYIQTYEIREVQARAVKRKRPLMNGIRHV, encoded by the exons ATGGAGATTTTCGTTTCTGCGTTGATGGGTGAACTCATATCAAGATCCATGAGTTCCATCATCAACAAATACTCCAAGCCACCGGCGGAGGCCGTGGAGGCTGGCTTAGAGAGGATTCTACTCAGGGGGCAGGTCATCATGGACGAGGCCATGGGGCGGCACATCACAAACCATGGAATGCTCCAGCAGCTTAGCATGCTGAGGTATGCCATGTACCAAGGCTACTATGTGCTCGACACCTTCAGATGCCAAGCGTACCAAGAAGAGGAGAATATTCAGGCTGTGAGTCAATCTGGGGCCGTGTCCAAATTTCGTTATGCACAACGGCTCTGTCTCTCCAGCAGCAACAACAAAAAAACATCACAAGGGCTTGAAGAGGCCCTTGACAGTTTGAGATCCATGATTCTTGATGCCAGTGAGATGGTGAGGTTCCTGACAACATATCCTCGCCTGCATCGCCAGCCTTACAGCATGCATCTCTTGCTGGACAAGTGCATGTTTGCCCGCCAGAGGGAGACAGAAGTAGTTATCAACTTCCTTCTGTGCACACAATCTTGTACTTGTAGCTTCGATGTCCTCCCAATTGTTGGTCCGGAGAATGTTGGAAAGAGCACTCTTGTCGCTCATATCTGCGAAGACGAAAGAGTACGTGATCGTTTCCCCCAGATTGTTTTTTATAGGCATGATAATTTCAGAgctgcgtatgttgagatggatgtgtggccacacgaggaaggatcgagtccg tgtttgggactaaaggctttgttgttgtttgttgttgatAATTTCAGAGCTGAAGATGTAGCCGCTTTGAGAGGCAGATGTGCAGCGAGACATGAGAATAATGGGAGATTGCTGATCGTCATCGACATTGTTGGGGATCTCGACAAAGATCTGTGGGGGAACTTGTGCTCTCTTTGCCGACAGAGCACCACAAGTGGTAGTAAAATCATTATCACAAGCCGGTCTGACAAGATCACAAACTTTGGGACAACACAGAGTCTAGTACTGAAGCATCTGTCCGATGAGGCATTCTGGTATTTTTTCAAGGTGATTACGTTTGGAAGTACGGATCCCAAGATGCACCCGAGGCTCGTGTATTTGGCAATGGAGATAGCAAAATTGATGTATAACCTCGCTGAAGCAAGCATCACTGCATGTGTATTGAGAGCCAATTTTAACACCAATTTCTGGGGCAAGGTTCTGGCATTCCGACAAGGGTGCATGCAAAAGCAGCTCTGTAAGCTTGGGGTGCATCCGTGTGAACTTCTCAGTGGGAATAGACCTGTGTATCTTCAACGAATGGGTAGAACTAGTGAAGATGTTCTTGTTCTTGGTACTAATCAGACATGCTATTCTGTAGAGGAAGCTCCCAAGATAACGGCCGTAGATGTTTTGTATGGAATCGCCAGGCCTCAAGGGGGGACATTTAAGGTCCTTCTATGGAAGTCTCGGATACCGCCCTACCATACCTACATCCAAACTTATGAGATTCGAGAGGTGCAAGCTAGAGCGGTGAAGAGGAAGCGCCCTTTGATGAATGGCATTAGACATGTTTAG